One segment of Trachemys scripta elegans isolate TJP31775 chromosome 1, CAS_Tse_1.0, whole genome shotgun sequence DNA contains the following:
- the MFNG gene encoding beta-1,3-N-acetylglucosaminyltransferase manic fringe isoform X3, translating to MRETYVFTDEEDEALQKRMGDHVVFTNCSAEHSHPALSCKMAAEFDAFLASGLSWFCHLDDDNYLNPQALLKLLSSYSPAQDVYIGKPSLNRPIHASETMPNNQTRSVRFWFATGGAGFCISRRLAVKMAPWASGSNFLSTSELIRLPDDCTVGYIVECKLGGRLLPNTLFHSHLENLQLIPRPQLPQQVTLSYGVFEKKLNTVELAGPFSQHDDPSRFQSLHCLLYPDTSWCPRPV from the exons ACCTACGTCTTTACTGACGAAGAAGACGAAGCCCTGCAGAAGAGAATGG GTGACCATGTGGTATTCACAAACTGCTCCGCAGAGCATAGccacccagccctctcctgcaagATGGCAGCCGAGTTTGATGCGTTCTTGGCCAGCGGCCTGAG CTGGTTTTGCCACTTGGATGATGATAACTACCTAAACCCACAGGCCCTTTTGAAGCTCTTGTCTTCCTACTCTCCAGCCCAGGATGTTTACATTGGGAAGCCCAGCCTGAACCGGCCCATCCACGCCTCCGAAACAATGCCCAACAATCAGACG AGGTCCGTGCGCTTCTGGTTCGCTACTGGAGGGGCGGGATTCTGCATCAGCCGCAGGCTGGCCGTCAAGATGGCACCTTGGGCCAG CGGCAGTAACTTCCTGAGCACCTCAGAGCTCATCCGCCTCCCGGACGACTGCACCGTGGGCTACATCGTGGAGTGCAAACTGGGCGGGCGTCTGCTCCCCAACACGCTCTTCCACTCTCACCTGGAGAACCTGCAGCTGATCCCCAGGCCCCAGCTCCCGCAGCAg GTCACCCTCAGCTATGGTGTCTTCGAGAAGAAACTCAACACGGTTGAGCTGGCCGGCCCCTTCTCCCAGCACGATGACCCCTCCAG GTTCCAATCCCTTCACTGCCTTCTCTACCCGGACACTTCCTGGTGCCCGCGGCCTGTCTGA